In the Thermocrinis sp. genome, one interval contains:
- the proB gene encoding glutamate 5-kinase, with protein MRLVVKVGSNLIQTQEGDIDLNLIAKLGREIKTLKALGDQVVLVSSGAVLCGLKKLNLQERPKSLVEKQAIAGIGQAYLMHLYDMVFSNYKLVPAQVLLTSDVFREKTKFDNAKNALEKLLEMGAVPIINENDTVAVEELLFGDNDFLAVHTAFMLQADMLVILSTAGGLRDEEDRVVPVVEDVDSAFKWVKGVNSTYGTGGMLSKLTATKIAVSLGIPVVITGKEDSLENIKEGKTMGTFFKPSKPIKQSKRVLAMMEEPKGVIYIDEGAYRALKDGKSLLPAGIKKVEGSFHRGQVVVLYTQDSLLAGKGKTNFSSEELKKVLGKKGEEVKRILKTNKEEAIHRDNLVVF; from the coding sequence GGGGACATAGACCTAAACCTTATAGCTAAGTTGGGCAGGGAAATAAAGACTTTAAAAGCTTTGGGAGATCAAGTGGTGTTGGTGTCCTCTGGTGCGGTCCTTTGTGGTCTAAAAAAGCTAAACTTGCAAGAAAGGCCAAAAAGCTTGGTGGAAAAACAGGCAATTGCAGGCATAGGCCAAGCTTATCTTATGCATCTTTACGACATGGTCTTTTCAAACTATAAGTTGGTGCCTGCTCAGGTGCTTTTGACCTCTGACGTGTTTAGAGAAAAAACTAAGTTTGACAACGCAAAGAATGCCTTAGAGAAGCTTCTTGAAATGGGTGCGGTACCCATAATAAACGAGAACGACACCGTAGCGGTAGAAGAGCTACTTTTTGGGGACAACGACTTTTTGGCGGTGCATACCGCTTTTATGCTACAGGCAGACATGCTGGTGATCCTATCCACGGCTGGAGGGTTGAGGGACGAAGAGGATAGAGTAGTGCCAGTTGTGGAGGATGTAGATTCTGCTTTCAAGTGGGTAAAGGGTGTTAATTCTACCTATGGCACAGGTGGAATGCTGAGCAAACTCACCGCCACGAAGATTGCAGTTAGCTTAGGTATTCCCGTGGTCATAACTGGAAAGGAGGATTCATTGGAAAATATAAAAGAAGGAAAAACTATGGGAACCTTCTTTAAACCTTCAAAGCCCATAAAGCAAAGTAAAAGGGTGCTGGCTATGATGGAAGAGCCAAAGGGGGTGATATACATAGACGAGGGGGCATACAGAGCACTAAAGGACGGAAAAAGCCTTCTTCCTGCAGGCATAAAAAAGGTAGAGGGCAGTTTTCACAGGGGGCAGGTGGTAGTTCTTTACACGCAGGATAGCTTGCTCGCAGGAAAGGGAAAAACAAACTTCTCTTCCGAAGAATTAAAAAAGGTTTTGGGGAAGAAAGGAGAGGAGGTTAAGAGAATTTTAAAAACAAACAAAGAGGAGGCTATTCACAGGGATAATTTGGTGGTTTTTTAG
- the ispD gene encoding 2-C-methyl-D-erythritol 4-phosphate cytidylyltransferase, protein MTKGVILLAGGEGKRLGFKKQYLKLKEKPLYMHSLEKVIDLFDKVILVLPEEDMEKVKVPGKVKKVCGGKERQDSVFEGLLSAETDIVVIHDCARPFASKELFLKVSDLGQFEGKICAIPVRDTLKQVSEGIVIKTVDRTNLWHSQTPQGFLRKVLLECHLRARAEGFHSTDDAMLLERYGYKVGVVMGEITNIKITYPEDLALARFLEALL, encoded by the coding sequence ATGACAAAGGGAGTTATTCTTCTTGCAGGAGGAGAAGGCAAAAGGCTTGGGTTTAAAAAGCAATACCTGAAGCTAAAAGAAAAGCCCCTTTACATGCACTCTTTGGAGAAAGTGATAGATCTTTTTGATAAGGTAATTCTCGTCCTTCCAGAGGAGGATATGGAAAAAGTAAAGGTTCCTGGTAAAGTTAAAAAGGTCTGCGGTGGGAAAGAAAGGCAGGATTCGGTGTTTGAAGGGCTTTTGAGTGCAGAGACAGACATAGTGGTCATACACGACTGTGCTCGTCCCTTTGCAAGCAAAGAGCTGTTTTTGAAAGTTTCAGACCTTGGCCAGTTTGAAGGTAAAATATGCGCCATTCCTGTCAGAGATACTCTAAAGCAGGTTTCGGAAGGTATAGTGATCAAAACGGTGGATAGAACCAACCTTTGGCACTCCCAAACGCCCCAAGGATTTTTGAGAAAAGTCCTTTTAGAATGCCACCTTAGAGCAAGGGCAGAGGGCTTTCACTCTACCGACGATGCCATGCTGTTGGAAAGATACGGCTATAAGGTAGGTGTAGTAATGGGAGAGATAACAAACATAAAAATAACCTATCCAGAGGATCTGGCGCTGGCAAGATTTTTAGAAGCTTTACTTTGA